From the genome of Cryptococcus neoformans var. neoformans B-3501A chromosome 1, whole genome shotgun sequence, one region includes:
- a CDS encoding hypothetical protein (Similar to gi|19115413|ref|NP_594501.1| putative transcriptional regulatory protein [Schizosaccharomyces pombe], FASTA scores: opt: 477, E(): 1.2e-26, (43.548% identity (67.742% similar) in 186 aa overlap (36-221:26-201))): protein MSAYGTIATSQPTSSLPVLSFPLPSAGLALVTYPVTGADAPEELLRYFYTIFSNELESGCTYPQEGPITYEEFLSYFFAATTIIGIIQPVGTNGKVDIPGDLETAKAERSWEECIGGCYYIKPNYPGRSSHNCNAGFLVPTNHRGKKLGIALGKSYLEYAPRLGYRGSVFNLVYKNNIPSLSIWDQLGFQRVGVIPKAGRLKTGPNGSEEYVDAVIIYKSFV, encoded by the exons ATGTCGGCATACGGCACCATAGCTACTTCCCAACCAACCAGCTCCCTGCCGGTGCTTTCCTTCCCATTGCCTTCTGCTGGTCTCGCTTTAGTCACATACCCAGTAACTGGTGCTGATGCTCCCGAAGAACTACTTCGGTATTTCTATACCATATTCTCCAATGAATTAGAAA GTGGCTGTACATATCCCCAGGAAGGCCCCATAACATACGAAGAATTTCTATCATACTTCTTCGCCGCTACTACTATCATCGGGATTATCCAGCCGGTTGGAACTAATGGCAAGGTTGATATCCCTGGCGATCTTGAGACTGCAAAAGCCGAAAGGTCATGGGAAGAATGTATAGGGGGCTGTTATTATAT CAAACCCAATTACCCCGGAAGAAGTAGCCAT AACTGT AACGCTGGGTTTCTTGTGCCCACCAACCATCGAGGGAAAAAGTTGGGTATTGCACTGGGAAAGAGCTACTTAGAGTACGCGCCTCGTTTAGGATATAGAGGAAGTGTGTTCAATCTAGTGTACAAGA ATAACATaccctccctctccattTGGGATCAGCTTGGTTTTCAACGCGTTGGAGTCATCCCAAAAGCGGGTCGTCTGAAGACAGGTCCCAACGGCAGTGAAGAATACGTGGACGCTGTCATAATATACAAGAGTTTTGTTTAG
- a CDS encoding hypothetical protein (Match to ESTs gb|CF194273.1|CF194273, gb|CF186414.1|CF186414, gb|CF185564.1|CF185564; Similar to gi|40746719|gb|EAA65875.1| hypothetical protein AN1282.2 [Aspergillus nidulans FGSC A4], FASTA scores: opt: 975, E(): 2.1e-47, (48.844% identity (73.988% similar) in 346 aa overlap (6-336:7-340)); HMMPfam hit to TPR, TPR Domain, score: 104.9, E(): 2e-28), with protein MADAKKKQLVYNIIDFLRTSSQDGTIKEDDKESLDVAVQCIAEAFGVDPDSAEDDKAYSIKPASLVSILDVFLKTKAKSFASTSPQSEASLPQSSSDISQTDKIKAESLKTKGNQLMGQKLYDSAIEQYTEAIKLDPNPVYYSNRAAAWGGAGQHEKAVEDAEKALELDPKFTKAYSRLGHAHFSLGNYSDAVRAYENGLELDPDNANMKTALSTAKSKLSELSSRPTAADREPPQNGINGSSGGMPDLASLAGALGGGGGSGSGGMPDLASMMNNPQMMSMAQQMMANGGLERLMQNPALRNMAENMRNGGGMPDFSSLASDPSMRDLAQQFMGGRQ; from the exons ATGGCTGATgcgaagaaaaagcagCTGGTCTACAACAT TATTGACTTCCTTCGCACGTCTTCACAGGATGGCACTATAAAGGAGGATGACAAGGAGTCTCTCGATGTTGCAG TGCAATGTATTGCCGAAGCCTTTGGTGTCGATCCCGATTCCGCTGAAGACGACAAGGCATATTCCATCAAACCAGCTTCCCTTGTTTCCATTTTGGACGTATTCCTCAAAACTAAGGCGAAGTCCTTCGCCTCTACCTCCCCCCAATCTGAGGCTTCACTCCCTCAGTCTTCATCTGATATCTCTCAAACCGACAAAATCAAAGCAGAATCGTTAAAAACAAAAGGCAATCAACTCATGGGACAAAAACTTTATGATTCCGCCATTGAGCAATACACTGAAGCTATCAAGCTTGACCCCAACCCCGTATACTATTCTAATCGAGCCGCTGCATGGGGCGGTGCTGGTCAGCATGAGAAGGCTGTGGAAGATGCCGAAAAGGCCCTGGAATTAGATCCCAAATTTACTAAGGCCTACTCTAGGCTCGG CCATGCCCATTTTAGTTTGGGCAACTATTCCGACGCTGTTAGGGCGTACGAAAATGGTCTTGAGCTCGATCCTGATAATGCGAACATGAAGACTGCCCTTTCTACTGCTAAAAGCAAGTTATCGGAACTGTCATCGCGCCCTACCGCCGCCGATAGGGAACCTCCTCAAAATGGTATTAATGGTAGCAGTGGCGGCATGCCCGATCTTGCTTCTCTTGCCGGCGCCCTaggtggtggcggtggtAGCGGCAGTGGTGGTATGCCTGATTTGGCATCCATGATGAATAACCCACAAATGATGTCCAT GGCCCAACAAATGATGGCCAATGGCGGGCTAGAGCGACTAATGCAAAATCCTGCGCTGCGCAACATGGCAGAAAATATGAGGAATGGCGGAGGTATGCCAGATTTCAGTTCGCTTGCCAGTGACCCTAGTATGAGGGATTT GGCCCAGCAGTTCATGGGCGGTCGACAGTAA
- a CDS encoding hypothetical protein (Similar to gi|46099657|gb|EAK84890.1| hypothetical protein UM03712.1 [Ustilago maydis 521], FASTA scores: opt: 878, E(): 8.3e-50, (36.636% identity (62.991% similar) in 535 aa overlap (4-511:187-688)); HMMPfam hit to Peptidase_M28, Peptidase family M28, score: 21.6, E(): 3.3e-08), which translates to MASLLLPLFFHLLSSLAETAAAGATPSSSPALFVSSDPPAHDTAGCLKTSYYGTYGGAPKEQDHIYLPTAECLLTVSALDAVTSGSIVSVNDLMLGDGDRLVWVGRSGVSHKDSQVVPLIEESWNLISSHSRDIVSESNSRGVGYGTQHVLQKANELHHIRPITLVHQTEHSLLVNVPSSFLPIFDTLLPPHLVPVALPIAPLPISVSGWQSVPKKFAKHLANITEHLSFSPELDRILSEGIRLNQIRRDVRWLTGEAPSGIESRHSFTSGAVKAAQWISSQVESTGADCSLQYFLSGFAPNVICHYPSTLNSTERVIFSAHYDSRGSFGSTRAPGGDDDGSGTGHLLSLARAISNQGIMFEKAVTLAFFAGEEQGLLGSHAYAEYLNSQNATVLLQVQADMLGYHAPGEPLQLGLPETIHLPEASYLIGNLSQLYSPELVVGKTAACCSDHQSFVTYGFPATQVFERNGPIVDPMYHNSGDVSQREGYDFEQIVSIAKVTLSALLTVAGYKRVPV; encoded by the exons ATGgcctctctccttctgcccCTATTTTTCCACCTTTTGTCATCCCTCGCCGAAACCGCAGCCGCAGGGGCCAccccctcatcttctccagctctcTTTGTTTCGTCTGACCCCCCTGCGCACGACACCGCAGGTTGCCTCAAAACATCCTATTATGGCACATATGGAGGAGCACCGAAGGAGCAGGATCATATATATCTTCCTACCGCCGAGTGTCTTCTCACCGTATCAGCCTTGGACGCTGTCACATCAGGCTCTATCGTTTCAGTGAATGATTTGATgcttggtgatggtgaCCGCCTGGTCTGGGTTGGCCGCTCTGGTGTATCGCACAAAGATAGTCAAGTCGTACCTCTCATAGAGGAAAGCTGGAACTTAATCTCTAGCCACTCACGTGATATCGTTTCGGAGAGTAATAGCAGAGGTGTGGGATATGGCACCCAGCATGTTCTCCAAAAGGCAAACGAGCTGCATCACATTCGTCCAATCACACTGGTCCATCAAACGGAACACTCGCTGCTTGTCAACgttccatcatcttttctGCCAATTTTTGACACTCTGCTTCCCCCTCATCTGGTCCCCGTTGCGCTCCCAATCGCTCCGTTACCTATATCAGTTTCAGGATGGCAATCTGTCCCCAAGAAATTTGCCAAGCACCTTGCGAATATCACCGAGCATCTGAGCTTTTCACCGGAGTTAGACAGAATCTTGTCTGAAGGCATCAGGTTGAATCAGATAAGGAGAGACGTTAGATGGCTGACTGGGGAGGCACCCAGCGGGATTGAGTCAAGGCACAGCTTCACTTCTGGGGCTGTTAAAGCCGCCCAGTGGATATCAT CCCAGGTAGAAAGCACGGGCGCTGATTGCTCTTTACAGTATTTCCTCTCTGGTTTTGCTCCCAATGTCATCTGTCACTACCCATCCACCCTCAATTCCACGGAGCGTGTCATATTCTCCGCCCATTATGATTCTCGCGGTTCTTTTGGTTCTACTCGAGCTCCTGgtggcgatgatgatggttctGGCACAGGTCATCTCTTGAGCCTCGCTCGCGCGATCAGTAATCAGGGGATTATGTTTGAGAAAGCAGTAacccttgcctttttcgctggagaagagcaaggacTGCTCGGTAGTCACGCTTATGCGG AGTACTTAAATTCCCAAAACGCGACGGTCCTACTGCAAGTTCAAGCTGACATGCTCGGCTATCATGCC CCTGGCGAACCTTTGCAGCTGGGTTTACCAGAAAC TATACACCTTCCTGAAGCAAGCTATTTGATTGGTAACCTTTCCCAACTCTATTCTCCAGAGCTTGTTGTTGGGAAGACTGCAGCATGCTGCTCCGATCACCAAAGCTTCGTTACCTACGGCTTCCCCGCCACACAAGTTTTCGAGCGCAATGGCCCCATTGTGGACCCAATGTACCATAATTCCGGGGATGTCTCTCAAAGGGAGGGATATGATTTTGAACAAATTGTATCTATCGCAAAGGTTACACTGTCAGCATTGCTTACCGTGGCTGGGTATAAAAGAGTGCCAGTTTAG
- a CDS encoding hypothetical protein (Match to EST gb|CF192762.1|CF192762; Similar to gi|46100453|gb|EAK85686.1| hypothetical protein UM04418.1 [Ustilago maydis 521], FASTA scores: opt: 652, E(): 1.3e-37, (52.083% identity (75.000% similar) in 192 aa overlap (2-189:412-603)); HMMPfam hit to Exonuc_X-T, Exonuclease, score: 89.2, E(): 1.1e-23), producing the protein MASEPLSYDDGPLVWVDCEMTGLDFLNDRIIEIAVIITDGRLNPVDGGISYIIKTPKEVLDNMGDWCREQHGKSGLIQACLDSPYLYDTVVEKVLDYIRRWIPERGAGLLAGSSVHADMRFMLMGMPEVMKHLSYRILDVSSVKEICRRWYPKVRAQEQESRTTECSHRALDDIRASIQELKFYRDNIFLPLEPVTDGRTSTSQQENIGHKTAL; encoded by the exons ATGGCCAGTGAACCTTTGTCATACGACGATGGTCCTCTCGTTTGG GTTGACTGCGAGATGACCGGTCTCGATTTTTTGAATGACCGCATAATAGAGATAGCAGTAATAATAACGGATGGAAGATTAAACCCTGTAGACGGAGGTATCAGTTATATTATCAAAACGCCCAAGGAAGTCCTGGACAA TATGGGCGACTGGTGTAGGGAGCAACATGGTAAATCAGGCCTTATCCAGGCTTGTTTGGACTCTCCATATTTGTACGATACAGTTGTCGAAAAGGTCCTCGATTACATCAGGCGGTGGATTCCAGAGAGGGGTGCTGGATTGCTTGCTGGAAGCTCCGTTCATGCTGATATGAG ATTTATGCTAATGGGGATGCCGGAAGTTATGAAGCACTTGTCTTATCGCATTTTAG ATGTGAGTTCTGTAAAAGAGATTTGTAGGCGTTGGTACCCAAAGGTTAGGGcgcaagagcaagagagTCGGACGACAGAATGCAGCCACCG AGCTTTGGACGACATTCGCGCAAGCATCCAGGAGCTGAAATTCTATCGCGATAatatcttccttcctcttgaaCCGGTCACCGATGGTCGTACATCTACGTCACAGCAGGAAAATATTGGCCATAAAACGGCGTTATGA
- a CDS encoding hypothetical protein (Match to ESTs gb|CF194541.1|CF194541, gb|CF185514.1|CF185514) yields MAGQFTPEQSAQLQSEVQVELERREWAEPNDNVMAEYITVLLANGSSRERVQSEMDDLVGSDFDPAFLDWLFAKSESIVSAGSATQPATTPLEAAETATSAATPRGNSRLLSSALAPLTSQPEKRKLPDITHDGQNKRPAPEVPVGPRLGAVTPRSPNMPAVSVRGRGMGIRGTSSGGRGTMVNQSPVNGSFIHQQPSQQTQPGFRPRQQMQPGRFNQQIGNPGMLGMPNQQEMMAQMMMMQANMAQMGQMMSMMVGERQHTPQRQQPSISQSGYQASPPVPVKLPPGTKLGSHSISSITPKSSTGPIPDKPTSVALCKFGVGCSNARCPYSHPSPVADEKTGMVLSEEACEKGKDCKDPECIKSHVSPSAVLGDSVGPSRLLCKYQNCNNPSCPFRHEDADGNPVPPPALTKSNKPTVVKAPASSSDDGSVEVINSHRDLLDGQLADGPKMIQCRFGDRCTRADCKFLHPASRSLAKAKKPLQSSHARPSNAAISIAGGLSKSKKFGADGKQGGLNPDAMEFKPTGHDEEKNGADLNVTL; encoded by the exons ATGGCTGGACAATTTACTCCGGAACAATCTGCCCAACTTCAG TCTGAGGTACAGGTTGAGctcgaaagaagagaatgggCTGAACCAAACG ACAATGTCATGGCCGAATATATCACTGTTCTGCTTG CGAATGGTAGCTCTAGAG AGCGTGTCCAGTCGGAGATGGACGACTTAGTTGGTTCGGATTTCGATCCAGCATTCCTAGACTGGCTTTTCGCCAAATCAGAATCAATTGTATCTGCTGGATCTGCTACTCAACCTGCGACAACTCCTCTCGAGGCTGCGGAAACTGCTACATCTGCAGCAACACCGCGGGGAAATTCTCGCCTTCTGAGTTCTGCTCTCGCGCCACTGACCTCTCAACCGGAAAAACGGAAGTTACCTGATATCACGCATGACGGCCAGAATAAACGTCCCGCACCCGAGGTGCCGGTCGGACCTCGTTTGGGGGCCGTGACACCTAGAAGCCCCAACATGCCAGCTGTCTCTGTTCGTGGTagaggcatgggaataCGGGGAACGTCCAGCGGGGGACGAGGTACCATGGTAAACCAGTCTCCTGTTAATGGAAGCTTCATCCATCAGCAACCGTCACAACAAACTCAGCCAGGGTTCAGACCTCGACAGCAGATGCAACCAGGAAGATTTAATCAACAGATTGGGAACCCTGGGATGCTTGGGATGCCCAACCAACAGGAAATGATGGcgcaaatgatgatgatgcaggCGAATATGGCGCAAATGGGTCAGATGATGTCCATGATGGTAGGC GAGCGCCAACATACACCTCAACGACAGCAACCATCGATTTCACAAAGCGGCTACCAAGCCAGTCCGCCTGTTCCTGTCAAACTTCCTCCAGGTACTAAATTAGGGAGCcactccatctcttccatcactcCAAAAAGCTCTACAGGTCCCATCCCCGATAAGCCGACTTCCGTCGCCTTATGCAAGTTTGGGGTAGGTTGTAGCAATGCTCGGTGTCCTTACAGTCATCCAAGCCCTGTGGCGGACGAAAAAACCGGCATGGTGCTTAGCGAAGAAGCTTgcgagaaggggaaggacTGCAAGGACCCGGAGTGCATCAAAAGCCATGTCAGCCCCTCCGCCGTGCTTGGTGACTCTGTTGGTCCTAGCAGGTTGCTCTGCAAATACCAGAATTGTAATAATCCTTCTTGCCCCTTCCGACACGAAGATGCAGACGGCAATCCTGTCCCTCCGCCAGCGCTCACCAAAAGTAATAAACCGACAGTGGTCAAAGCGCCTGCATCAAGCTCCGATGACGGTAGTGTGGAGGTGATCAACTCTCATAGAGATCTTTTGGATGGCCAATTGGCTGATGGGCCAAAGATGATCCAATGCCGATTTGGTGACCGGTGTACTCGGG CTGATTGCAAATTCCTTCACCCTGCTTCTCGGTCTCTTGCCAAAGCTAAAAAACCTCTGCAATCCTCTCACGCCCGCCCAAGCAATGCTGCTATTAGTATTGCGGGTGGGTTGTCCAAGAGCAAGAAATTTGGTGCTGATGGAAAGCAGGGGGGATTGAATCCGGACGCAATGGAGTTCAAGCCTACTGGgcatgatgaagaaaaaaacgGAGCAGATTTAAACGTGACCTTGTAG